The proteins below come from a single Chrysoperla carnea chromosome 1, inChrCarn1.1, whole genome shotgun sequence genomic window:
- the LOC123292465 gene encoding tubulin glycylase 3A-like, whose product MSQAVNRNYLTSERIAAIKKEVDEAIRQRKIFYLCGHFRSVKRALLKRGWIEKIQVKSPTRLANDSTQLDDSSRNENDALFQNLPTQQAGESLDQHLKKCEMAIKARLLQSHPANLYWNIRKESLAWLNAIPRDALINRFPKVRFTSKEGLCAILQQMHWFTEPGVAVINFPRCYNLSYSDQLVSFIDDFRLTACMSLLKNFLAAVTHDGEIAVRSIAGSLPISVVHFAIDRCLEYISTAEHKDLDIDYRKVWDHEWENFFASFDAFVNQKKRFLHRTGDESIDELKERITYALKKMIQYWPQYNLDGMRNVWIVKPGNRCRGQGIIIMDKYQSILGLVLNCNPKKHRYVVQKYVERPFLIYDTKFDIRQWFLLTSGQPLIVWMYTECYLRFSSQLFSLNDFHEAIHLTNNAIQKRYKNQNNQQRSKELPDENMWDCYTFKAYLRKIGQYEKWDNFIYPAMKEAIVGAMLASQDNMDRKGNYFELYGADFILGQDLVPWLLEINSSPDMSSSTSVTARMCPQCLEDVVKVVIDRKEDPTADTGLFELAYKQQCPRPPTYLGLQLTIRGKRMSRQKIFKNSRPIENVNIIHENFEKLSISPSVQDYQGPIIGDFIEELKEESKTMLKACDSEKIPIHRRKKMLSCVRKNRTLKKKHPKKIHVIQTTGDVQCAEIELF is encoded by the exons ATGAGTCAGGCAG TGAATAGGaattatttaacaagtgaaCGTATTGCAGCCATAAAAAAAGAAGTTGATGAGGCAATTCGAcaacgtaaaatattttatttatgtggaCATTTTCGCTCAGTAAAACGTGCATTATTAAAACGTGGATGGATTGAGAAGATCCAAGTAAAATCACCAACAAGATTAGCGAATGACTCAACTCAATTGGATGATAGCAGTCGAAATGAGAATGAtgctttatttcaaaatttacccACCCAACAAGCTGGTGAATCCTTagatcaacatttaaaaaagtgtGAAATGGCTATAAAAGCACGATTATTACAATCGCATCCAGCAAATTTATATTGGAATATCCGAAAAGAATCATTAGCCTGGTTAAATGCAATACCTCGTGATGCATTGATAAATCGTTTTCCAAAAGTACGTTTTACCAGTAAAGAAGGCTTATGCGCAATTCTTCAACAAATGCATTGGTTTACTGAGCCGGGTGTTGCTGTGATTAATTTTCCAAGATGCTATAATCTATCGTATTCGGACCAATTAGTATCATTTATTGATGATTTCCGATTAACAGCATGTATGagccttttaaaaaattttctagctGCGGTGACCCATGATGGTGAAATTGCAGTACGATCTATTGCGGGTAGTCTTCCGATATCCGTAGTACATTTTGCAATTGATCGTTGTTTGGAGTACATTTCAACAGCCGAACATAAAGATTTAGATATTGATTATCGTAAAGTCTGGGATCATGAATGGGAAAACTTTTTTGCGTCTTTTGATGCATTTGTTAATCAAAAGAAGCGATTTTTACATAGAACTGGCGATGAAAGTATCGACGAGCTAAAGGAACGAATTACAtacgctttaaaaaaaatgatacaatatTGGCCACAATATAATTTAGACGGGATGCGAAATGTTTGGATAGTTAAACCTGGAAATAGATGTCGAGGGCAAGGCATCATAATAATGGATAAATATCAAAGTATTTTAGGATTAGTTTTAAATTGCAATCCAAAAAAACACAGATATGTAGTTCAAAAATATGTTG aaAGACCTTTTCTCATTTACGATACAAAATTCGACATACGGCAATGGTTTTTACTAACATCTGGCCAACCATTAATTGTGTGGATGTACAC agaATGTTATTTACGCTTTAGCtcacaattattttctttaaacgaCTTTCACGAAGCAATTCATTTAACCAATAATGCGAttcaaaaaagatataaaaatcaaaataatcaacaaaGAAGTAAAGAATTACCCGATGAAAATATGTGGGATTGTTATACATTCAAAGCGTACTTAAGAAAAATTGGTCAGTATGAAAAAtgggataattttatttatcccgCTATGAAAGAAGCTATCGTTGGTGCAATGTTGGCCAGTCAAGATAATATGGACCGCAAgggtaattattttgaattatatggTGCAGATTTTATTTTAGGGCAAGATTTAGTGCCATGGTTGCTTGAAATTAATTCTAGTCCTGATATGAGTAGTTCAACTTCAGTTACAGCAAGAATGTGTCCACAATGTCTGGAAGATGTTGTTAAAG TTGTAATTGATCGAAAAGAAGATCCAACTGCAGATACTGGATTATTCGAATTGGCTTATAAACAACAATGTCCACGACCACCAACATATCTTGGTCTGCAACTTACAATTCGTGGTAAACGTATGTCACgccagaaaatatttaaaaattcaagacCCATAGAAAATGTGAACATAATTCATGAGAACTTTGAAAAACTATCAATTTCACCAAGCGTTCAGGATTACCAAGGTCCAATTATTGGCGATTTCATTGAAGAACTGAAAGAAGAATCAAAAACTATGCTAAAAGCATGTGATTCAGAGAAAATACCAATTCATCGTCGAAAGAAAATGTTGAGTTGTGTGCGAAAAAATCGAACG CTCAAGAAAAAACATCCTAAAAAGATCCATGTCATCCAAACCACAGGAGACGTCCAATGTGCAGAAATTGAATTGTTCTGA